A region from the Lolium perenne isolate Kyuss_39 chromosome 4, Kyuss_2.0, whole genome shotgun sequence genome encodes:
- the LOC127292320 gene encoding probable prolyl 4-hydroxylase 6 encodes MPPFLLLLAALALALAPCLCQSHGGGGFYDPARVTQISWRPRAFLYSGFLSHAECDHLVKLAKGRLEKSMVADNDSGKSVMSLVRTSSGTFLAKREDEIISGIEKRVAAWTFLPEENAESVQVLHYEVGQKYDAHFDYFTDKINLKRGGHRVATVLMYLTDVKQGGETVFPNAEGGHLQLKDETWSECARSGLAVKPRKGDALLFFSLHVNATTDPSSLHASCPVVEGEKWSATKWIHVRSFDNPPDVMTDLPCSDDNEMCPRWAAVGECFRNAKYMVGTKDTLGFCRKSCGVCDA; translated from the exons ATGCCGCCGTTCCTCCTTCTCCTCGCCGCCCTCGCCCTCGCGCTCGCCCCGTGCCTCTGCCAGTCTCATGGTGGCGGCGGATTCTACGACCCGGCGCGGGTCACCCAGATCTCCTGGCGCCCCAG GGCGTTCCTGTACAGCGGCTTCCTCTCGCACGCCGAGTGCGACCACCTCGTCAAGCTG GCCAAGGGGAGACTTGAGAAGTCGATGGTGGCGGACAATGACTCTGGGAAGAGCGTCATGAGCCTGGTGCGCACAAGCTCCGGCACCTTCTTGGCCAAGCGCGAG GATGAAATAATCTCTGGAATTGAAAAGCGTGTAGCTGCTTGGACGTTTCTCCCTGAAG AAAATGCCGAGTCGGTTCAGGTTCTGCATTATGAAGTTGGTCAGAAGTATGATGCCCACTTCGATTATTTTACTGACAAGATTAACCTGAAGCGTGGTGGTCATCGGGTTGCCACTGTTCTTATGTACCTGACAGATGTCAAGCAGGGTGGAGAGACTGTGTTTCCAAATGCTGAG GGAGGACATTTACAACTTAAGGATGAAACGTGGTCTGAGTGCGCAAGATCTGGCCTAGCAG TGAAGCCGAGAAAAGGTGATGCACTACTATTCTTCAGTCTCCACGTTAATGCCACAACAGATCCAAGCAGTCTCCACGCGAGCTGCCCAGTAGTCGAGGGTGAGAAGTGGTCTGCCACAAAATGGATCCATGTCCGGTCATTCGACAACCCTCCAGATGTAATGACGGACTTGCCATGTTCTGATGACAATGAGATGTGCCCTAGGTGGGCTGCTGTTGGGGAGTGTTTCAGGAATGCAAAATACATGGTGGGCACAAAGGATACCCTCGGATTTTGCCGCAAAAGTTGCGGGGTCTGCGATGCTTGA
- the LOC127292321 gene encoding uncharacterized protein — protein MRRPAGSGRRAAAAAAILLGVLVLMSLVVVAEKPSTTAIGGVAIGGRRMLLTGDEEEMRRSLEDFSADDPFQDSERKVPNGPDPIHNRGAGKSGRSPGRA, from the exons ATGAGAAGGCCGGCCGGGTCCGGGAGGcgggcggcggcagcagcagccatattGTTGGGTGTTCTTGTTTTGATGtcattggtggtggtggcggagAAGCCGTCTACGACGGCGATCGGCGGCGTGGCGATCGGAGGGAGGAGGATGTTGTTGACAGGTGACGAAGAGGAGATGAGGAGGTCTCTGGAGGATTTCAGCGCCGATGATCCTTTCCAGGACAGCGAGAGGAAGGTGCCCAATGGCCCTGATCCCATCCATAACAG GGGGGCTGGCAAGTCGGGAAGATCGCCAGGCCGAGCTTAG